In one Mucilaginibacter sp. PAMB04168 genomic region, the following are encoded:
- a CDS encoding c-type cytochrome: MPKKKNRLGKIVIIILLLLAVVIASGVSYLKLAKPNVGPPPEIHVKNTQALVERGRYMAMHVMACMDCHSTRNFSQFAGPMVEGTLGKGGDRFGPEMGFPGTFYARNITPAGLKDWTDGEIFRAITTGVTKGGEPIFPVMPYHAYGHADSIDVIAVIAYLRSIPAIENKVPASKADFPVNLIMRTMPVKASLQAKPDTTNQLAYGKYLVTVAACQDCHTRVDDKGAAIAGTEFGGGRKFPMPGGDIASANITSDVSTGLGGWTEASFLSRFAQYRNANAAHRAVNPNEFNSIMPWTMYAGMKDSDLKAIFAYLKTLKPIANQVIKFTPKS; the protein is encoded by the coding sequence ATGCCTAAAAAAAAGAACAGGTTGGGTAAGATTGTCATTATTATCCTCCTTTTGCTCGCTGTAGTAATAGCTTCCGGTGTAAGCTACCTTAAACTGGCCAAACCGAATGTTGGTCCGCCTCCAGAAATTCATGTTAAAAACACTCAGGCATTAGTTGAACGTGGCCGCTATATGGCTATGCATGTAATGGCGTGTATGGACTGCCATAGCACGCGTAACTTTAGCCAATTTGCCGGCCCGATGGTTGAAGGCACATTGGGCAAAGGCGGCGACCGCTTTGGGCCGGAGATGGGCTTTCCGGGTACGTTTTATGCCCGTAACATTACACCGGCCGGTTTAAAAGACTGGACTGACGGGGAGATCTTCAGGGCCATTACTACAGGTGTTACCAAAGGAGGTGAGCCCATTTTCCCCGTTATGCCCTACCACGCTTATGGGCATGCCGATTCGATTGATGTAATTGCTGTGATTGCTTATCTACGCAGCATTCCTGCTATTGAGAATAAGGTACCTGCCTCAAAAGCCGATTTTCCGGTTAACCTCATTATGCGTACTATGCCCGTTAAAGCCAGTTTACAGGCAAAACCGGATACCACGAACCAGTTGGCTTACGGAAAGTATTTAGTTACCGTAGCAGCCTGCCAGGATTGCCATACCCGGGTAGATGATAAAGGAGCTGCTATAGCAGGAACCGAATTTGGTGGTGGCCGCAAATTTCCGATGCCCGGCGGCGATATAGCGTCGGCTAACATTACTTCGGATGTATCTACCGGACTTGGTGGTTGGACGGAAGCCAGCTTTTTAAGCCGCTTTGCGCAGTACCGAAATGCCAATGCGGCACATCGCGCGGTTAATCCGAACGAGTTTAATTCTATTATGCCGTGGACGATGTATGCCGGCATGAAAGACAGTGATTTGAAGGCGATTTTTGCTTACTTGAAAACTTTAAAACCTATTGCCAACCAAGTAATAAAGTTTACGCCCAAAAGCTAG
- a CDS encoding agmatine deiminase family protein → MSNFDSSPAKQGFAFPAEWAKHTATWLSWPHKEASWPGKIETIFARYSEFIKEVTAGELVRINVADRQMEEFAKRHLLENGVDLSQIEFYNFPTNDAWCRDHGPAFLINRDTKQKVVVDWGYNAWGGKYPPYDLDDVIPTRIAEHFSLPVYHPGIVMEGGSVDFNGAGAVLTTTACLLNQNRNPHLNQQQIEEYLQNYYGVEQVLWLGDGIIGDDTDGHIDDITRFVNEDTVVTVVEENKSDENYHLLQENLQALRRMRLLNGKQLNVVELPMPTPVIHEDQLLPASYANFYISNAAVVVPTYRCASDDKALDIITQCFPDRKVVGIDSTDIIWGLGSLHCLSQQEPEI, encoded by the coding sequence ATGAGTAATTTTGATAGCTCGCCTGCTAAGCAAGGCTTTGCTTTTCCGGCCGAATGGGCGAAGCATACGGCTACCTGGCTGAGCTGGCCGCATAAGGAAGCCTCATGGCCCGGAAAGATTGAAACTATATTTGCCCGCTACAGTGAGTTCATAAAAGAAGTTACTGCTGGCGAGTTAGTACGCATTAACGTGGCCGACCGGCAAATGGAAGAATTTGCAAAACGTCACCTCTTAGAAAATGGTGTTGACTTAAGCCAAATTGAGTTCTATAACTTTCCTACGAATGATGCCTGGTGCAGAGACCATGGTCCGGCGTTTTTGATAAATCGCGATACTAAACAAAAAGTGGTGGTTGACTGGGGCTATAACGCCTGGGGGGGTAAATATCCGCCGTATGATTTGGATGATGTGATTCCGACCCGTATAGCCGAACATTTTAGCCTGCCGGTTTACCATCCGGGTATTGTGATGGAAGGTGGCTCGGTTGATTTTAATGGTGCAGGTGCAGTACTTACCACCACCGCCTGTTTATTGAACCAAAACCGGAATCCACATTTAAATCAGCAACAGATAGAAGAATACCTGCAAAACTACTATGGTGTGGAGCAGGTACTTTGGCTTGGTGATGGTATTATTGGGGACGATACGGATGGCCATATTGATGACATAACCCGTTTTGTAAACGAGGATACCGTTGTTACTGTTGTTGAGGAAAACAAGAGCGATGAAAATTATCACCTTCTTCAAGAAAACCTGCAAGCGTTAAGGCGTATGCGCCTGCTAAATGGCAAACAGCTAAACGTAGTTGAATTGCCTATGCCTACGCCGGTTATTCATGAAGACCAATTGCTACCGGCCTCATACGCTAACTTTTATATTAGCAATGCAGCCGTGGTTGTGCCAACCTACCGCTGCGCCAGCGATGACAAAGCATTAGATATTATAACACAATGTTTCCCCGATCGTAAAGTGGTAGGAATTGATTCTACCGATATTATTTGGGGTTTAGGTAGTTTACACTGTCTCAGTCAGCAAGAACCGGAGATATAA
- a CDS encoding carbon-nitrogen hydrolase: MSKVKVGLVQMSCTADKQQNLQKAIEKVREAAQQGAQIVCLQELFTSLYFCDEENYDNFELAEAIPGPSTDELSKVAAELGVVIIASLFEKRTQGLYHNTTAILDADGAYLGKYRKMHIPDDPGFYEKFYFTPGDLGYKVFQTKFAKIGVLICWDQWYPEAARITALMGAEILFYPTAIGWASTQDVDTNTEQYDAWQTIQRSHAVANGVHVVSVNRVGEEVGLKFWGGSFVSNPFGKVIFQGDHREEQVTTVELDLAKTDYYRTHWPFLRDRRIDTYQPITKRLLDDE; this comes from the coding sequence ATGAGCAAAGTAAAAGTAGGTTTGGTACAGATGAGCTGTACAGCTGATAAGCAGCAAAATTTACAGAAAGCTATTGAAAAAGTACGCGAGGCAGCCCAACAGGGTGCCCAAATTGTGTGCTTGCAGGAGCTTTTTACTTCGTTGTATTTTTGCGATGAGGAGAATTACGACAATTTTGAGTTAGCTGAGGCAATACCCGGCCCGTCAACAGATGAGCTGTCTAAAGTGGCGGCTGAGCTGGGGGTAGTTATCATTGCGTCGCTGTTTGAGAAACGTACGCAAGGGTTGTATCACAACACCACAGCTATATTGGACGCTGATGGCGCCTACCTCGGTAAATATCGTAAAATGCATATTCCGGATGATCCGGGCTTTTATGAGAAATTTTATTTTACGCCAGGCGATTTAGGTTATAAAGTATTTCAAACCAAGTTTGCAAAAATAGGCGTGCTTATTTGCTGGGATCAATGGTATCCTGAAGCAGCCCGCATTACCGCTTTAATGGGCGCCGAAATCTTATTTTATCCAACGGCTATTGGCTGGGCATCAACCCAGGATGTAGACACTAACACCGAGCAATACGATGCCTGGCAAACTATACAGCGTTCGCACGCGGTGGCCAATGGCGTGCATGTGGTAAGTGTGAATAGGGTAGGCGAGGAAGTTGGCCTCAAATTCTGGGGTGGATCTTTTGTATCTAATCCATTTGGTAAGGTTATTTTCCAGGGGGATCACCGGGAAGAGCAGGTAACCACTGTTGAGCTTGATTTAGCTAAAACAGATTACTACCGCACCCACTGGCCTTTCCTACGCGACAGACGCATAGACACCTATCAGCCCATTACCAAACGCCTGTTAGACGATGAGTAA
- a CDS encoding lysylphosphatidylglycerol synthase transmembrane domain-containing protein has protein sequence MTDKETVTKPKTWKDTLWSITKLLLKLAVTSALLYYVFSKIEIGKVKNLILQSNPWWMLAALLCFFTSTIVSASRLLSFFKSIHLRLGTAFNLRLYLLGMFYNLCLPGGIGGDGYKIYLLNQRYNLPAKKVFWAILFDRLSGFWAIGLITVALILFVPQVEIHIAIPLTIFLAGTAVYYFVARRFFKEYTHYFFEAHIKAVGVQSLQVLTVLMVLLGLHFDGKFAPYLLSFLMSSLAAVFPFTLGGLGAREYIFTWLSTIFDMNANLAVFVSLSFYVISAIVSLVGVYYVFREDKLEEGVPPVVDEDEELAQKPVQ, from the coding sequence ATGACTGATAAAGAAACTGTCACGAAGCCGAAAACCTGGAAAGATACTTTATGGAGCATCACCAAACTGCTGCTTAAGCTTGCAGTTACATCGGCTTTACTTTACTACGTTTTTAGCAAAATTGAAATTGGCAAGGTCAAAAATTTGATCTTACAATCTAATCCCTGGTGGATGCTGGCCGCGCTGTTATGCTTTTTTACCTCTACCATTGTATCGGCATCCAGGCTGTTAAGCTTTTTTAAATCCATTCATCTCAGGTTGGGCACTGCCTTCAACTTGCGGCTTTATTTATTAGGTATGTTTTATAACCTGTGCCTGCCAGGCGGCATTGGTGGCGACGGCTATAAAATTTACCTGCTTAACCAACGGTACAACTTACCTGCTAAAAAAGTATTTTGGGCTATATTGTTTGACCGTTTAAGCGGCTTTTGGGCTATTGGGTTAATTACGGTAGCACTAATTCTATTCGTACCGCAGGTTGAAATTCATATTGCTATTCCACTCACTATTTTTTTAGCGGGCACAGCTGTTTACTACTTTGTGGCGCGGCGCTTTTTTAAGGAATATACCCATTATTTCTTTGAGGCACACATTAAAGCAGTAGGCGTACAATCGCTGCAGGTACTTACGGTTTTAATGGTACTGCTGGGCTTGCATTTTGATGGTAAGTTTGCTCCTTATTTGCTCAGCTTTCTAATGTCATCATTGGCTGCGGTATTTCCATTTACATTGGGTGGTTTGGGTGCGCGAGAGTATATCTTCACTTGGCTGTCTACCATATTTGATATGAATGCCAATCTTGCTGTGTTTGTAAGCCTGTCGTTCTATGTTATATCGGCAATTGTATCGTTAGTAGGTGTGTACTATGTTTTCCGGGAGGATAAGCTGGAAGAAGGCGTACCGCCGGTTGTGGACGAGGACGAGGAACTGGCCCAAAAACCAGTACAATAA
- a CDS encoding SDR family oxidoreductase, with translation MNIVITGASSGVGFEAVIELALTNNHQIIALARSQDKLTRLLEIAKGLNPECTLFPVAFDIVHDDYDGLQQFVNSRFEGKIDVLINNAGALINKPFNQTDETDFVEMLQSNYLGHVRMIQNLLPQMAQGSHIVNIGSMGGFPGSIKFGGLSAYSASKAALHTLTECLALELRDQQISVNCLALGSAQTEMLEKAFPDYQSPVMAFEMGKYIADFAITGHKFFNGKVLPVAVTTP, from the coding sequence ATGAACATTGTTATTACAGGTGCCAGCAGCGGCGTGGGTTTTGAGGCAGTAATTGAACTTGCGCTAACCAACAACCATCAAATAATTGCATTGGCCCGCTCACAGGATAAGCTTACCCGTTTACTGGAAATTGCGAAAGGTTTAAACCCGGAGTGCACTTTGTTTCCTGTTGCGTTTGATATTGTACATGATGACTACGACGGCTTGCAGCAGTTTGTGAACAGCCGCTTTGAAGGTAAGATTGATGTACTTATTAATAACGCCGGCGCTTTAATTAACAAACCATTTAACCAAACCGACGAGACTGACTTTGTTGAAATGCTGCAAAGCAATTACTTGGGGCATGTGCGCATGATACAAAACCTGCTGCCGCAAATGGCTCAGGGCAGCCATATTGTAAACATTGGCAGCATGGGTGGCTTTCCCGGTAGTATTAAGTTTGGCGGATTATCGGCTTACTCTGCCAGTAAAGCGGCGCTACACACACTTACCGAGTGCCTGGCGCTCGAATTGCGCGATCAGCAGATCAGCGTAAACTGCCTGGCTTTGGGTTCGGCTCAAACCGAGATGCTGGAAAAAGCTTTTCCGGATTATCAATCGCCGGTGATGGCCTTTGAAATGGGTAAGTACATTGCCGATTTTGCTATTACCGGTCATAAGTTTTTTAATGGCAAGGTACTGCCGGTTGCCGTAACCACGCCTTAG
- a CDS encoding NmrA family NAD(P)-binding protein, whose amino-acid sequence MEKIILVAGATGNLGGRIVKALLKRGARVRAVVRSTTDPVKVNELKEIGVEVMEADLLNKAEITEACMGVSCVISAVQGLRDVLIDMQGVLVDAAVAAGVPRFIPSDFASDFTQQPMGENRNFDLRKEFMERINQAPIAATSVLNGAFAEILGYGTPVLDVRKKTAGYWENADWLIDYTTMDNTADFTAAAALDDTTPRILHIASFQLTQTQMAAVASKVKQEEFKLVNMGTLESLAAYNKAERAAHPEGENEIYPRWQSSQYIQSMFTIQARPLDNDRYVDVNWTSAEEVIAGF is encoded by the coding sequence ATGGAAAAAATAATTCTGGTTGCAGGTGCTACCGGCAATCTGGGTGGCCGCATTGTAAAAGCCTTACTTAAACGCGGTGCACGTGTACGTGCAGTAGTACGTTCAACAACCGACCCGGTAAAAGTAAATGAGCTTAAGGAAATAGGAGTGGAGGTGATGGAAGCAGATTTGCTTAATAAGGCGGAAATTACGGAAGCATGTATGGGCGTCTCTTGCGTAATTTCGGCTGTGCAAGGTTTGCGCGATGTGCTGATTGATATGCAAGGGGTGTTGGTAGATGCAGCTGTAGCGGCAGGTGTGCCACGTTTTATTCCGTCAGATTTTGCATCAGACTTTACACAGCAGCCCATGGGCGAGAATCGCAATTTTGACCTGCGTAAAGAGTTTATGGAACGCATAAATCAAGCTCCCATAGCTGCAACTTCTGTTTTAAACGGTGCTTTTGCAGAAATACTGGGTTATGGTACGCCTGTGCTGGACGTACGTAAAAAGACCGCTGGCTATTGGGAGAATGCCGACTGGCTGATTGATTATACCACCATGGATAATACGGCCGATTTTACAGCAGCTGCGGCTTTAGACGATACTACGCCAAGAATACTACACATTGCCAGCTTTCAGCTTACACAAACCCAAATGGCTGCTGTTGCCAGCAAAGTAAAACAGGAAGAATTTAAGCTGGTAAATATGGGTACTTTGGAAAGCCTTGCCGCCTATAACAAAGCCGAAAGGGCGGCCCATCCCGAAGGCGAAAATGAAATTTATCCACGCTGGCAAAGCAGCCAGTATATTCAGAGCATGTTTACCATACAAGCCCGGCCGCTCGATAATGACCGCTATGTGGACGTTAACTGGACAAGCGCTGAAGAAGTAATTGCCGGGTTTTAA
- a CDS encoding MarR family transcriptional regulator, with product MMESKSKKDFPEHNDDKNWARLVYIAKKHLDIWSHQSIRPGQGQLKLSYMPLIFNISTKGSTNTEIAKRSLTAKQAMSRTVKELEDKGMISTQPLSNDKRSYQINLTDEGLQFVQAANLRLSNLVANYKLLVGEDEFNIATEVLHKIIRYHEQMNSDEATEE from the coding sequence ATGATGGAATCCAAAAGCAAAAAAGATTTTCCGGAACATAACGATGATAAAAATTGGGCACGGCTGGTATATATTGCCAAAAAGCACCTCGATATATGGTCGCATCAAAGCATCAGGCCGGGGCAAGGGCAGTTAAAGCTTTCCTATATGCCGCTTATATTCAACATCAGTACCAAGGGCAGTACCAATACCGAGATTGCTAAGCGATCGCTTACGGCCAAGCAGGCCATGAGCCGCACGGTAAAAGAATTGGAAGACAAGGGTATGATTAGCACGCAGCCCTTATCAAACGATAAAAGAAGCTACCAAATTAATTTAACCGATGAAGGGTTACAATTTGTACAGGCCGCAAACCTGAGGCTATCTAACCTGGTAGCTAATTACAAGCTACTGGTTGGCGAAGATGAGTTCAACATCGCAACAGAAGTGCTGCACAAAATCATTCGCTATCATGAGCAAATGAATAGTGATGAGGCTACTGAAGAATGA
- a CDS encoding TonB-dependent receptor codes for MITSYNKNIGTKHKALTINLDPAIYGTFAEIGAGQDVAAHFFKAGASSGTVAKTMSAYDMIFSDAIYGVQKVKRYVSEQRLIAMLEREYGLMIERLAEQRGSTSTFFAFSGTFSTLNYHKTNEGHGWMGVRFQLEPNGEYHEVVIHVKLIDNDANLQQQAVGILGVNLIYACFYYNETPSVFLMSLMDDLSKDRIQIDMVRFEGLRFAKVDNRLMSLHLVKYGFSDAALFGPDGKNMQPSEVLYKKHMVVIRGRFRPLINVHLDMLNTGVKQFMQEPDVDESKVVVVTELTLQALKERNADETADIDEKDFLDRVDILCSLGQTVLISNFHEYYKLVAYLSKITKLKVGVVLGYPNLEYIFSEEHYQNLPGGILESFATLFSRKVKLFVYPTLRDGLIWNCLKFTLPPHLIDLYRYLIANDKIEDIRHYNETNLHVQTDKVLELIKQGADGWEEYVPAEVATMIKERCLFGYPCEVPATNITDMGAENASLS; via the coding sequence ATGATCACCAGCTACAATAAAAACATCGGTACCAAACATAAAGCCCTAACCATTAATCTGGACCCTGCAATTTATGGCACTTTTGCCGAAATTGGCGCAGGGCAAGATGTTGCGGCCCACTTTTTTAAGGCAGGCGCATCATCAGGCACAGTGGCTAAAACCATGTCGGCTTATGACATGATATTTTCTGACGCCATTTACGGCGTACAAAAAGTAAAACGCTATGTAAGCGAACAGCGGCTCATAGCCATGCTGGAGCGCGAATACGGGCTTATGATAGAACGGCTAGCCGAACAACGCGGAAGCACCTCAACATTTTTTGCCTTTTCGGGCACCTTCTCAACCCTCAATTACCATAAAACCAACGAGGGCCACGGTTGGATGGGTGTACGCTTTCAGTTAGAACCCAATGGCGAGTACCACGAAGTAGTTATACACGTAAAGCTAATTGATAACGATGCCAACCTGCAGCAGCAAGCTGTAGGTATATTAGGTGTAAACCTAATATACGCCTGCTTTTATTATAATGAAACACCATCGGTTTTCCTGATGTCGTTGATGGATGACTTATCTAAAGACCGCATTCAGATAGATATGGTGCGCTTTGAAGGGCTAAGGTTTGCCAAGGTAGACAACCGCCTGATGAGCTTACATTTGGTTAAGTACGGTTTTAGTGACGCTGCCCTGTTTGGTCCGGATGGCAAGAACATGCAACCATCAGAGGTATTATATAAAAAGCACATGGTGGTCATACGCGGCAGGTTCAGGCCGCTGATTAATGTGCATTTAGATATGCTCAACACCGGTGTAAAGCAATTTATGCAAGAACCCGATGTGGACGAAAGCAAGGTTGTAGTAGTTACCGAGCTTACGCTGCAAGCCCTGAAAGAACGTAATGCCGATGAAACGGCAGATATTGATGAAAAAGACTTTTTAGACCGGGTTGATATTTTATGTTCGTTAGGCCAAACGGTGCTAATCTCCAATTTTCATGAATATTATAAACTGGTGGCCTATCTTTCCAAAATTACCAAATTAAAGGTAGGTGTGGTTTTAGGCTATCCCAACCTGGAATATATCTTCTCGGAGGAGCATTATCAGAATTTGCCGGGCGGTATCCTCGAATCGTTTGCTACGCTGTTTAGCCGTAAGGTAAAACTGTTTGTTTACCCTACCCTGCGCGATGGCCTGATCTGGAACTGCCTTAAGTTTACACTTCCGCCACACCTTATTGATTTATACCGCTACCTGATTGCCAATGACAAGATTGAGGATATAAGGCATTATAACGAAACCAACCTGCATGTACAGACAGATAAAGTTTTGGAACTGATAAAACAGGGAGCAGATGGCTGGGAAGAATATGTACCGGCCGAAGTAGCCACCATGATTAAAGAACGCTGCTTGTTTGGCTACCCATGCGAAGTACCAGCCACCAATATAACCGATATGGGGGCAGAGAACGCCAGTCTCTCTTAG
- a CDS encoding BamA/TamA family outer membrane protein, with product MPFCSYAQLTPVDSLKADSLRRARLGQLKVVDTLYKQYDVGDLFTTIFHPGRKPDSLKKKSGITIIPNIASNPSIGSQIGIKAVAGRKLGNDPRTLMSVAATSASITTKGIIYFYVNHNVFTPQNKWNLQGSLVVAKTVTPDFGLGIGQSAEGSTADQVLANPARKGYVLHSIYFNIREKVYKQVYPNLFVGAGASFDIRRSIEDRISTTNLTPYNIYSDRNGFDLNNYTSNGLLFSAEYTTRDNQNRAYKGIYADAGFRINQRWMASSKNAVQFTYDLRKYISLSKRNPEHVIALWNWSSYVLSGALPYLDLPGTGKDPSLRSGRGYTIGYFKGTQYFYTEAEYRFPITRNKFLSGVAFYHLQTANDDAGTQLFEKWQPGYGGGLRVLFNKATRTNLCLDYAFGKFGARGFFLGLNEAF from the coding sequence ATGCCGTTTTGCAGTTATGCCCAGCTTACACCGGTCGATTCGCTAAAGGCCGATTCATTGCGCCGTGCACGTTTGGGCCAACTCAAAGTAGTGGATACGCTTTACAAGCAATATGACGTAGGCGACCTTTTCACGACCATCTTTCATCCGGGCAGAAAGCCCGACTCGTTGAAAAAGAAATCAGGCATTACCATTATTCCAAACATCGCTTCTAACCCCAGCATTGGTTCGCAAATTGGTATCAAAGCGGTAGCCGGCCGTAAGTTGGGTAATGATCCGCGCACCTTAATGTCGGTAGCGGCAACCTCTGCATCTATTACTACTAAAGGCATCATTTATTTTTACGTTAACCACAATGTGTTTACGCCACAAAATAAGTGGAACCTGCAGGGTAGCCTGGTTGTAGCCAAAACCGTTACACCCGATTTTGGATTGGGTATTGGCCAAAGTGCCGAAGGCAGCACGGCCGACCAAGTGCTGGCCAACCCTGCACGTAAAGGATACGTGCTACACTCCATTTACTTCAACATCCGCGAGAAGGTGTATAAGCAGGTTTATCCCAACCTGTTTGTGGGCGCAGGCGCATCGTTCGATATCAGACGAAGTATAGAAGACCGGATATCGACTACCAACCTAACACCTTATAATATTTATAGTGACCGCAACGGGTTCGACCTGAATAATTACACTTCCAACGGCTTACTTTTTAGTGCAGAATATACCACCCGCGACAATCAGAACCGGGCTTATAAAGGCATTTATGCTGATGCCGGCTTCAGGATTAACCAACGCTGGATGGCCAGCAGCAAAAATGCCGTACAATTTACCTACGATTTGCGGAAATATATCAGTTTATCGAAACGGAATCCCGAGCATGTGATTGCATTATGGAACTGGAGCTCGTACGTATTAAGCGGGGCACTACCTTACCTCGATTTACCTGGCACCGGCAAAGATCCCAGCCTGCGGAGCGGCCGTGGTTATACCATTGGTTATTTTAAAGGCACCCAGTATTTTTATACCGAAGCCGAATATCGCTTCCCTATAACCCGTAACAAGTTTCTGAGCGGCGTAGCCTTTTACCATCTGCAAACCGCTAATGATGATGCCGGTACGCAGCTCTTTGAAAAATGGCAGCCCGGCTATGGCGGTGGCCTGCGCGTACTTTTCAACAAAGCTACCCGTACTAATCTTTGTTTAGATTATGCTTTTGGAAAGTTTGGCGCCCGAGGTTTCTTTTTGGGATTGAACGAGGCATTTTAA
- a CDS encoding sulfite exporter TauE/SafE family protein has translation MTVLVVTLIILAGSYLAGLLGSLTGLGGGVVIIPLLTLVLNVNIHYAIGASLVSVIATSSGSAAAYVKEGITNIRLGMFLEIATTIGAMVGAMLALHIQTSVIAIVFGLILIFSALMSLREKKEHINQHKSQLAEKLKLNSHYPTQDGLVEYGVVNVGGGFFMMLFAGIISGLLGIGSGALKVVAMDGIMRIPFKVSTTTSNFMIGVTAAASAVVYLQRGYIDPGLSMPVVIGVLLGALTGSKILVHTQSSQWVRWVFAVIVTFLAAQMIYNGITHKI, from the coding sequence ATGACGGTTCTGGTAGTAACTCTTATAATTTTAGCCGGCTCGTACCTGGCGGGCTTACTCGGCTCGTTAACGGGTTTGGGTGGCGGTGTGGTTATCATACCCCTGCTTACCCTGGTACTCAACGTTAACATTCATTACGCCATTGGTGCATCATTGGTATCGGTTATCGCTACATCCTCCGGTTCGGCAGCGGCCTATGTTAAGGAGGGCATCACCAATATACGGCTGGGCATGTTCCTGGAAATTGCAACTACTATCGGGGCCATGGTAGGCGCTATGCTTGCCCTGCACATTCAAACCAGTGTTATTGCTATAGTTTTCGGACTGATCTTGATCTTCTCGGCCCTGATGTCGCTTAGAGAGAAAAAAGAACACATAAACCAGCACAAAAGCCAATTGGCCGAAAAGTTGAAACTAAACAGCCACTACCCTACCCAGGATGGCTTGGTTGAGTACGGCGTGGTAAACGTAGGCGGCGGCTTTTTTATGATGCTGTTTGCCGGTATTATATCAGGCCTGCTGGGCATCGGGTCGGGCGCATTAAAGGTTGTGGCGATGGATGGCATTATGCGCATCCCTTTCAAGGTATCAACCACTACCAGTAATTTTATGATAGGCGTTACAGCCGCAGCCAGCGCCGTAGTGTATTTACAGCGCGGGTATATTGATCCCGGTCTTTCTATGCCGGTAGTAATTGGCGTATTGCTGGGCGCATTAACCGGTTCCAAAATACTGGTGCATACGCAATCCTCGCAATGGGTACGGTGGGTATTTGCTGTTATAGTAACTTTTTTGGCCGCGCAAATGATTTACAACGGTATAACTCACAAAATTTAA
- a CDS encoding DUF1634 domain-containing protein, with translation MPSPKLTTDIDIQHIIGWILRLGVIISMFVVFAGGCLYLYRHGTEVLQYSQFKGVPDFVHTPLGIWHGILTLRGRAIIQAGIILLIATPVIRIIFSAIGFALEKDWLYTGLTLLVLAIIIGSALTGHAG, from the coding sequence ATGCCCAGCCCCAAACTAACAACCGATATAGATATACAGCACATTATTGGCTGGATACTGCGCCTGGGCGTGATCATATCCATGTTTGTTGTTTTTGCAGGTGGCTGCTTATATTTGTACAGGCACGGCACCGAGGTGTTGCAATACAGCCAGTTTAAAGGTGTTCCCGACTTTGTACATACGCCGTTAGGCATATGGCATGGCATATTAACGCTAAGGGGCAGGGCTATTATACAAGCTGGTATTATATTGCTGATTGCTACACCGGTGATCCGCATTATATTTTCGGCCATTGGTTTTGCGTTAGAGAAAGATTGGCTGTACACAGGCTTAACGCTCCTGGTGTTGGCCATTATAATAGGCAGCGCGTTAACTGGTCATGCCGGGTAA